One Bacteroidota bacterium genomic window carries:
- a CDS encoding 2-oxoisovalerate dehydrogenase codes for MAFTELPVKQKYTIKNTPKEILEKWYYLLALGRALDDRAPNYLKQAIGWSYHAAAAGHDAIQLAIGQVFDKNTDHLFPYYRDLVTNVSAGLTAEEIIFNGISKDTDVAGGGRHMSNHFAKPEWNIHNVSSCTGNHTLHAAGVGRGLKKYKKKGVAISSQGESSVSEGYVYEAINGASNEQLPVIFVFQDNGYGISVPKKDQTANRKVANNFSGLKHLRIIHCNGKDVFDSMNAMVEAKEWAISNQNPVIVQANCVRIHSHSNSDRHELYRDDNELNYVREYDPLGKFARLLVRYNRLTTEELAQIDARIKEEVKAAHKKALAAPDPDPASIFDFVIGKEYVSEKYPEGLHDYKGPEKKLIEGINETLKAEFRHNPDTFIWGQDIAHKEKGGIFNVSKGMQQEFGIERVFNAPIAEDFIMGTANGLSRFDKKIRIVVEGAEFADYFWPAMEQFVETTHEYWRSKGQFSPNIVVRLASGGYIGGGLYHSQNIEGSLTTFPGTRVVYPSYADDAAGLLRTAMRSEGMTVFMEPKFLYNAPVASAPVPDDFEVPFGKARVRLVGSDLSVFTYGNTTHMCVQAAEKIAKDTGASIEVIDLRSLLPLDEEAILASVRKTGKALVVHEDKVFGGFGGEIAAQITEKAFEYLDGPVRRIGSTFTPVGFNRILEKSILPSMEKIEKGMLDILKY; via the coding sequence ATGGCATTTACCGAATTACCTGTTAAACAGAAATATACTATAAAAAATACCCCAAAGGAAATTCTCGAAAAGTGGTATTATCTTCTGGCCCTTGGCCGTGCCCTAGACGACAGGGCCCCTAATTACCTGAAACAAGCCATTGGCTGGTCTTATCATGCTGCGGCAGCCGGACACGATGCAATTCAGCTGGCCATTGGACAAGTATTCGATAAAAATACTGATCATTTGTTTCCATATTACCGCGACCTTGTGACCAATGTATCAGCCGGGCTTACTGCCGAAGAAATTATCTTCAATGGAATATCGAAAGATACGGATGTGGCTGGCGGAGGTCGGCATATGTCGAATCACTTTGCCAAACCCGAATGGAATATTCATAATGTTTCGTCCTGCACAGGCAACCATACCCTTCATGCTGCGGGTGTAGGAAGGGGCCTAAAAAAATACAAGAAAAAGGGCGTTGCTATCAGTTCACAGGGCGAATCATCTGTCTCTGAAGGCTATGTGTACGAAGCCATCAACGGCGCTTCGAACGAACAGCTACCAGTAATCTTTGTCTTCCAGGATAACGGTTATGGAATTTCGGTACCAAAAAAAGACCAGACAGCCAACAGAAAAGTAGCCAACAATTTCTCAGGACTTAAACACCTTCGTATCATTCATTGCAATGGAAAAGACGTATTCGATTCGATGAATGCCATGGTTGAAGCCAAGGAATGGGCTATTTCAAATCAAAATCCTGTAATCGTGCAAGCCAACTGCGTGCGCATTCATTCACACTCCAACAGCGACCGCCACGAGTTGTACCGCGATGATAACGAACTAAATTATGTGCGCGAATACGACCCACTTGGAAAATTTGCACGCCTGTTGGTGCGTTACAATCGTCTCACGACCGAAGAATTGGCTCAGATAGATGCCCGTATCAAAGAGGAAGTTAAAGCTGCCCATAAAAAAGCCCTTGCTGCTCCAGACCCTGATCCAGCTTCCATCTTCGATTTTGTAATCGGTAAAGAATATGTATCGGAAAAATATCCCGAAGGTCTCCACGATTATAAAGGTCCTGAGAAAAAACTTATTGAAGGTATTAACGAAACCCTTAAAGCCGAATTCAGGCATAACCCCGACACCTTTATCTGGGGGCAGGACATAGCCCATAAAGAAAAAGGCGGTATTTTTAATGTATCCAAAGGTATGCAGCAGGAGTTTGGCATCGAACGGGTTTTTAACGCCCCTATTGCCGAAGATTTTATCATGGGTACCGCCAATGGACTTTCCCGCTTCGATAAAAAAATACGCATCGTGGTTGAAGGTGCTGAGTTTGCCGACTATTTCTGGCCAGCCATGGAACAGTTTGTAGAAACAACGCACGAATACTGGAGGTCGAAAGGCCAGTTTTCTCCTAACATTGTAGTGCGTCTGGCCTCTGGTGGATACATTGGAGGCGGTTTGTACCACTCACAAAACATCGAAGGTTCACTCACTACCTTCCCGGGTACAAGGGTAGTTTATCCCTCCTATGCCGATGATGCCGCAGGATTGCTCCGTACCGCCATGCGCTCGGAAGGTATGACCGTTTTCATGGAACCGAAATTCTTATACAATGCCCCGGTGGCTTCAGCTCCGGTTCCGGACGATTTTGAGGTTCCTTTTGGAAAAGCCCGAGTACGCCTGGTAGGTTCTGATCTAAGTGTATTTACATACGGAAATACAACCCACATGTGTGTGCAGGCAGCCGAAAAAATTGCCAAAGATACAGGTGCGAGTATTGAGGTAATCGATTTACGTTCGCTCCTTCCCCTCGATGAGGAAGCCATTCTGGCATCGGTTCGTAAAACTGGCAAAGCCCTTGTTGTACACGAGGACAAAGTGTTTGGAGGTTTTGGTGGCGAAATTGCGGCACAAATCACCGAAAAAGCCTTTGAATACCTCGATGGCCCAGTACGCCGGATAGGCTCCACATTTACACCCGTAGGTTTTAACCGCATACTGGAAAAATCCATACTCCCCAGCATGGAAAAAATAGAAAAAGGAATGCTTGATATTTTGAAATACTAA
- a CDS encoding S-adenosylmethionine:tRNA ribosyltransferase-isomerase: protein MPHHKLKLSVKPLAISEYDYELLEHRIARYPLENREGSRLIIVKPGLVLEEKGFADISSEIPPGSLVVTNNTRVIHARLAFTKPTGAAIEIFCLSPVDPDDYQLTFSARKCCIWSCLVGNLKKWKEGCLEQSVIVSNLSVKLVAFQKGIDNQGNPIVQFSWDKDITFGEILEVAGKMPIPPYLCRDTETIDHIRYQTVYGKASGSVAAPTAGLHFTKDILDELSRKGVTLAELTLHVGAGTFQPVKTTNALDHAMHGEQIIVSKKILDSLAGHSGPVIATGTTSLRSLESIYWLGVKIIKNQNPASLEQWYWRENSFDISRQESIRAISEYLEREKQDFLTSTTQIMVVPGYRFRMADALITNFHQPKSTLLLLIAAFIGERWKEVYRYALAHNFRFLSYGDSSLLWLHHEI, encoded by the coding sequence TTGCCGCATCATAAATTAAAACTTAGTGTGAAGCCTTTAGCTATTTCGGAATACGACTACGAACTGCTTGAACATAGGATAGCTAGGTATCCTTTGGAAAACAGAGAGGGTTCGAGGTTAATAATCGTTAAGCCTGGATTGGTTCTGGAGGAGAAAGGTTTTGCTGATATTTCTTCCGAAATTCCGCCAGGTAGTTTGGTTGTGACCAATAATACACGTGTTATTCATGCCAGGCTTGCATTTACCAAACCAACTGGTGCTGCCATAGAAATATTTTGCCTGAGTCCCGTTGACCCGGACGATTACCAGTTGACTTTTAGTGCCCGTAAATGCTGCATTTGGAGCTGTCTGGTTGGTAACTTGAAAAAATGGAAAGAAGGATGCCTGGAGCAAAGTGTGATAGTATCTAATTTATCGGTGAAGCTGGTAGCCTTTCAAAAGGGCATTGATAACCAGGGAAACCCTATAGTTCAATTTAGCTGGGACAAAGACATCACATTTGGCGAAATTCTGGAAGTGGCAGGAAAAATGCCAATACCTCCCTATTTGTGCCGCGACACAGAAACAATCGACCATATCCGCTATCAGACAGTCTATGGTAAAGCCAGCGGGTCGGTTGCAGCACCTACCGCCGGATTGCATTTTACAAAGGATATTCTTGATGAATTGAGTCGCAAAGGGGTTACTTTGGCTGAGCTCACTCTGCATGTGGGAGCAGGTACCTTTCAGCCGGTAAAAACCACCAATGCATTGGACCATGCCATGCACGGCGAACAGATTATTGTATCGAAAAAAATACTGGACTCCCTGGCAGGGCATTCCGGACCGGTTATTGCCACCGGAACCACCAGCCTTCGCAGCCTCGAAAGCATATATTGGCTTGGTGTGAAAATTATAAAAAATCAAAATCCGGCTTCGCTCGAACAATGGTACTGGCGCGAAAATTCGTTTGATATTAGCCGTCAGGAAAGTATTCGGGCAATTAGTGAATATCTTGAAAGAGAAAAACAGGATTTCCTTACTTCTACTACCCAAATTATGGTGGTGCCCGGATACAGATTTAGAATGGCCGATGCGCTGATTACAAATTTTCATCAGCCAAAAAGTACCTTACTTTTGTTAATTGCTGCATTTATTGGTGAACGATGGAAAGAAGTATACCGGTATGCCCTTGCACACAATTTTAGGTTTTTAAGCTATGGCGACAGCTCGTTGCTCTGGTTGCACCATGAAATATAG
- a CDS encoding 2-oxo acid dehydrogenase subunit E2 — translation MATFDIVMPKMGESIQEATITKWFKKAGDKVEEEDVLLEIATDKVDSEIPSPVDGVIVKILFEEGALVPVGKVIAVIDLDGTASVTAEASTVKAEKAPEPAAKAKAEPLAVKGDFSKNDKFYSPLVKSIASKENIPINELDQIQGSGHHGRVKKEDVLHYIKNRGNEPVKATATASTSGTAPAIKAPAVSAGPGDTIVQMDRMRKLIADHMVMSKQVSPHVTNFIEVDVTPLVFWRNQVKDSFKKREGQNITYMPVFIEAVAKALKQYPGVNASVSGDSVILRKNINIGIAVSLPSGNLIVPVIKNADQKSLLGVTIDMNSLADKARTNSLSPDDIAGGTFTISNFGSFRNLTGTPIINQPQVAILATGNIEKKPAVLETPTGDVIAIRHKMILALTYDHRVIDGALAGGYLRYLADLLEQFDTARTI, via the coding sequence ATGGCTACATTTGATATTGTAATGCCCAAAATGGGAGAAAGCATTCAGGAAGCTACCATCACCAAGTGGTTTAAAAAAGCGGGCGATAAAGTGGAAGAAGAAGACGTACTTCTTGAAATTGCCACCGACAAGGTCGATTCCGAAATACCCTCCCCGGTGGATGGTGTAATTGTTAAAATATTGTTCGAAGAAGGAGCACTGGTTCCGGTAGGTAAAGTAATTGCAGTGATTGACCTCGATGGCACTGCCTCTGTTACTGCTGAAGCTTCTACCGTAAAAGCTGAAAAAGCTCCTGAACCAGCCGCCAAAGCGAAAGCTGAACCCCTTGCTGTAAAAGGCGACTTTAGTAAAAACGACAAATTTTACTCACCACTTGTAAAAAGCATAGCCAGCAAAGAGAACATTCCGATAAACGAACTAGATCAGATACAAGGCTCAGGGCACCACGGAAGAGTGAAAAAAGAAGATGTGCTTCACTACATTAAAAATCGTGGTAATGAACCTGTGAAAGCCACAGCAACTGCTTCAACTTCAGGAACCGCTCCGGCAATAAAAGCTCCGGCAGTATCAGCAGGTCCCGGCGACACCATCGTACAAATGGACCGCATGCGTAAGCTTATTGCCGATCATATGGTGATGTCGAAACAGGTATCGCCTCATGTCACCAATTTTATTGAGGTGGATGTAACCCCGCTAGTTTTCTGGCGCAACCAGGTAAAAGACAGCTTTAAAAAACGAGAAGGGCAAAATATTACCTACATGCCGGTGTTTATTGAGGCTGTAGCCAAAGCCCTCAAGCAATATCCGGGTGTCAATGCCTCGGTAAGTGGCGACTCAGTGATCCTGCGTAAAAACATCAACATAGGTATTGCAGTTTCTTTGCCTTCCGGTAACCTAATTGTACCGGTAATTAAAAATGCCGACCAGAAAAGCCTTTTGGGTGTTACCATTGATATGAACTCATTAGCAGATAAGGCCCGCACCAACAGCCTGTCGCCCGACGATATTGCCGGCGGTACCTTTACCATTTCCAATTTTGGGTCTTTCCGTAACCTCACTGGCACACCCATCATAAATCAACCCCAGGTTGCCATTCTGGCTACAGGAAATATCGAAAAGAAACCAGCAGTACTTGAAACACCTACCGGCGATGTAATTGCCATCAGGCATAAGATGATTCTGGCCCTTACCTACGACCACCGTGTTATCGATGGGGCTCTGGCAGGAGGTTATCTGCGATACCTGGCCGATTTGCTTGAACAGTTTGATACCGCACGAACCATTTAA
- a CDS encoding SOS response-associated peptidase — MCYTIEKNLTREQLELRFGAAFKHNRPYSPGKRVSGFSLPEVPVIKLESPESIDAISWGLIPFWVKNSQQAADIRTKTLNAKAETLLEKPSFRHTLKSQRCLLLTNGFYEWQHLGKIKIPYFISLKDDIAMPMAGLYDYWTNNNTGEVVESFTIVTTAANALMEKIHNSKKRMPVIFTKETEKIWIDPDLSTERALSLLVPLKDDLLFAERVDDSGSDLSGKVMQKNLF; from the coding sequence GTGTGTTATACCATCGAAAAAAATCTTACCCGCGAGCAGCTGGAACTGCGATTCGGAGCAGCTTTTAAGCATAACAGGCCTTATTCGCCCGGCAAGAGGGTGTCGGGTTTTTCCCTTCCCGAAGTGCCCGTGATCAAGCTTGAATCGCCCGAAAGCATCGATGCCATCAGCTGGGGTTTAATTCCCTTTTGGGTGAAAAATTCACAGCAAGCTGCCGATATTCGCACCAAAACACTGAATGCCAAGGCTGAAACACTGCTTGAAAAACCCTCTTTCCGACATACACTCAAAAGTCAACGATGCCTTTTATTGACCAATGGATTTTACGAATGGCAGCATTTGGGCAAAATAAAAATTCCCTATTTTATAAGTTTAAAGGATGATATTGCCATGCCCATGGCCGGACTTTACGATTACTGGACCAACAACAATACCGGCGAGGTGGTCGAAAGCTTTACTATTGTTACTACAGCGGCCAATGCTTTGATGGAGAAAATACACAATTCCAAAAAACGCATGCCTGTAATTTTTACGAAAGAAACTGAGAAGATCTGGATCGATCCGGATTTGAGCACCGAGAGGGCCCTTTCACTTTTAGTGCCGCTTAAAGATGATTTACTGTTTGCAGAACGGGTTGATGATTCCGGTTCGGATCTGTCCGGTAAGGTTATGCAAAAAAACCTGTTTTAA
- a CDS encoding flavodoxin — protein MKKIGLIYSYNTNKTALVAKKILENFEDKEIEAVNAEEITGKVFASFDNLILGCPTWFDGELPNYWDEFVPELEELKLKGKKIAIYGNGDQKGYPENFCDAVGIMANLVENLGATLVGFTSREGYSYESSKAERGEHFSGLAIDFENQAKLNNQRITKWCEQLKKEFQ, from the coding sequence ATGAAGAAAATAGGTTTGATATATAGTTACAATACCAACAAAACAGCATTGGTAGCAAAAAAGATACTTGAGAATTTCGAAGACAAGGAAATTGAAGCGGTGAATGCCGAAGAAATTACCGGAAAGGTATTTGCCTCTTTCGATAACTTAATTCTTGGCTGTCCAACATGGTTCGATGGAGAACTTCCAAATTACTGGGATGAATTTGTTCCCGAACTCGAAGAGTTAAAATTAAAAGGAAAGAAGATTGCTATTTATGGCAACGGCGATCAAAAAGGCTATCCAGAAAACTTCTGCGACGCAGTAGGCATAATGGCAAATTTGGTAGAAAACTTAGGTGCCACTTTAGTCGGCTTCACTTCGCGCGAAGGCTATTCCTACGAGAGCTCAAAAGCCGAACGGGGTGAACATTTTAGTGGATTGGCCATTGATTTCGAAAACCAGGCTAAACTCAACAACCAGCGCATTACTAAGTGGTGCGAACAGTTAAAGAAAGAATTTCAGTAG